From Hydrogenispora ethanolica, the proteins below share one genomic window:
- the greA gene encoding transcription elongation factor GreA: MASTDKEVILTLDGLNKLEKELEQRKTVRRREIAERIRQALEFGDISENSEYEDAKNEQGFNEGRILDIEKMLRNAKVIDEQEVQAGVVRVGSKVTLEDVNNGEEVEYMIVGSSEADPLQFRISNESPVGRSLVGQKVGSVVNINVPMGTLQYKIKGVK; the protein is encoded by the coding sequence ATGGCTAGCACTGACAAAGAAGTCATTCTCACACTCGATGGATTGAACAAGCTGGAGAAAGAACTGGAGCAGAGAAAAACGGTTCGCCGTCGGGAGATCGCCGAACGAATTCGGCAAGCGCTGGAGTTTGGGGATATCAGTGAGAACTCCGAATATGAGGATGCCAAAAATGAGCAAGGGTTCAACGAAGGCCGGATCCTCGATATTGAGAAAATGCTCCGTAATGCCAAGGTCATTGATGAGCAGGAGGTTCAGGCCGGAGTCGTCCGGGTTGGCTCCAAAGTTACCCTCGAGGATGTCAACAACGGCGAAGAAGTTGAGTATATGATCGTCGGCTCTTCGGAAGCGGACCCGTTGCAATTCCGGATATCCAACGAATCCCCGGTCGGCCGGAGCCTCGTCGGGCAAAAGGTGGGCAGCGTCGTGAATATCAATGTGCCAATGGGCACACTCCAATACAAAATCAAAGGCGTCAAGTGA
- a CDS encoding Nif3-like dinuclear metal center hexameric protein, with protein MEVETLVHILQELIPGKNAGGSLRFVPDLGTLPVGRIGVAVDPTPENIQTAVERGIDLLITYHPWTGEATEIVNHANLRLLALHGNWDSAPAGILPELVQACELREVAERDGVMIGTTETALRGLIEVCQRTLELTVVPYFGELRSPVRKVGIYLGSGFLPHRRAVWETCRAQGCDTLLSGELTMAALRFGTEHQLKLIDLGHSAAARAGMNKFRRLLAERLSDHCPVDFLDGLYSCNYFTSYSILDNYSAAFTESDDLEMGPELFSFIEKME; from the coding sequence ATGGAGGTTGAAACCTTAGTTCATATTCTTCAGGAATTGATCCCCGGCAAGAACGCCGGGGGTTCGCTCCGTTTTGTCCCGGATCTGGGAACATTGCCGGTCGGACGGATCGGGGTGGCGGTCGACCCGACCCCGGAGAATATCCAGACCGCCGTGGAGCGGGGCATCGACTTGCTCATTACCTATCATCCCTGGACCGGCGAGGCGACAGAGATCGTGAACCACGCCAACCTGCGGCTGCTGGCCTTGCATGGGAACTGGGATTCCGCCCCGGCCGGGATCCTTCCGGAACTGGTCCAAGCTTGCGAACTGCGGGAAGTGGCAGAACGGGACGGAGTGATGATCGGTACCACCGAAACGGCGTTGCGCGGCTTGATTGAAGTCTGCCAACGGACGCTGGAGCTTACCGTGGTGCCCTATTTTGGCGAATTGCGAAGCCCGGTCCGGAAGGTCGGTATTTATCTGGGTTCGGGATTTCTGCCGCACCGTCGCGCAGTCTGGGAGACATGCCGCGCCCAGGGGTGCGATACGCTGCTCTCCGGCGAACTGACCATGGCGGCACTGCGGTTCGGGACTGAACATCAATTAAAACTGATCGATCTGGGGCATAGCGCGGCGGCCCGCGCCGGCATGAATAAATTCCGCCGTTTACTGGCCGAACGATTGTCCGATCACTGCCCGGTTGATTTTCTGGACGGGCTGTATTCGTGCAATTATTTTACGAGCTATTCCATTCTCGACAATTATAGCGCCGCCTTCACCGAAAGCGACGATCTGGAGATGGGTCCGGAACTGTTTTCATTTATCGAAAAAATGGAGTGA
- a CDS encoding VOC family protein: MKNYDNFLLPVADLRQGTEFYRDVLGLPVKFSFPGQGMTAFRVGDAEPAIILNAAPDAAPAIWFEVADVQQEHQRLTAGGVRFVKEPFRIRTGWAAEFLDPFGNRLGIADYRQ, encoded by the coding sequence ATGAAGAATTACGACAATTTTTTGCTCCCAGTGGCCGATCTGCGGCAAGGGACGGAATTTTACCGGGACGTGCTGGGGCTGCCGGTCAAATTCAGCTTTCCCGGGCAGGGCATGACCGCCTTCCGGGTCGGCGACGCGGAACCGGCGATCATCCTGAACGCCGCTCCAGACGCGGCGCCGGCGATCTGGTTCGAAGTGGCCGACGTCCAGCAAGAGCATCAGCGGTTGACCGCCGGGGGGGTGCGCTTCGTGAAAGAGCCTTTCCGGATCCGCACCGGCTGGGCGGCTGAATTCCTCGATCCCTTCGGGAACCGCCTGGGGATCGCCGATTATCGCCAATAG
- a CDS encoding BC1872 family protein, with protein MPERAEIMNEAPGAGLDRRVAERVMSVPRLYLYQTPAEFGTIRTPGSDENDPAIRDHALSEVTPQYSTNLEDAWKIVEELNSRGWPFVVMLDEGGQVTAWTGRQAEVHAGGEESASQLTVPEAICKAALLALESNESE; from the coding sequence ATGCCAGAACGAGCGGAAATCATGAACGAAGCGCCGGGAGCGGGACTGGACCGGCGGGTGGCGGAGCGGGTCATGTCCGTGCCGCGGCTTTACCTATATCAAACGCCTGCGGAATTCGGCACGATCCGGACACCCGGGTCGGACGAGAACGATCCGGCCATCCGCGACCACGCCCTTTCGGAAGTGACGCCGCAGTATTCCACCAATTTGGAGGATGCCTGGAAAATCGTGGAGGAGTTGAACTCGCGGGGCTGGCCGTTCGTAGTGATGCTGGATGAAGGAGGCCAAGTCACGGCGTGGACCGGCCGCCAGGCGGAGGTCCATGCCGGAGGCGAAGAGTCCGCCTCCCAACTGACGGTGCCGGAAGCCATCTGTAAAGCGGCGCTGCTGGCATTGGAGAGCAATGAATCGGAATGA
- a CDS encoding HEAT repeat domain-containing protein translates to METANEWQAMIPLLEIPAEYPRIEQFLLHHSNLPGPRGNLTLADQLAGGFEREAVGPELWDLLRRWADTPAESAPMNHPREYLVFCAVLAMGAHYAGAGPERQREIIDRIRLAMNDPRWRVREAAAMACQRIAERDFAPVRRHFALWYPESSDLEKRGFLAALAHPPILKHPEIAAFSLEISAAILDEIPARERAGRRTAEFKALSKGLGYALSVFVAHLPQEGFAFLKHYAASADPELGRIIRSNLAKSRLAGRYGPLVAEVLAIMPQKTGRK, encoded by the coding sequence ATGGAAACAGCGAACGAATGGCAGGCAATGATCCCCCTTTTGGAGATTCCCGCCGAATACCCCCGGATCGAGCAGTTTTTGCTCCACCATTCCAATCTGCCCGGACCCAGGGGCAATCTGACCCTGGCGGACCAATTGGCCGGTGGCTTCGAGCGGGAAGCGGTAGGCCCGGAGCTGTGGGATTTATTGCGGCGCTGGGCGGATACCCCGGCCGAGAGCGCGCCGATGAATCATCCCCGAGAGTACCTGGTCTTCTGCGCCGTCCTGGCCATGGGGGCGCACTATGCCGGCGCCGGCCCGGAGCGGCAGCGGGAGATCATCGACCGGATCAGGCTGGCCATGAATGACCCGCGCTGGCGGGTCCGCGAAGCCGCGGCAATGGCCTGCCAGCGCATTGCCGAGCGGGATTTCGCGCCGGTGCGGCGGCATTTCGCTCTCTGGTACCCGGAGTCCAGCGATCTGGAGAAGCGGGGCTTTCTGGCGGCCCTGGCCCACCCCCCAATCCTGAAGCATCCGGAAATCGCGGCGTTTAGCCTGGAAATCAGCGCCGCCATCCTGGATGAGATCCCGGCCCGGGAGCGGGCCGGCCGCCGCACGGCAGAGTTCAAGGCATTGTCCAAGGGGCTCGGGTACGCGCTCAGCGTCTTCGTGGCGCACCTGCCGCAGGAAGGGTTCGCCTTCCTCAAACATTACGCCGCCAGCGCTGATCCCGAGCTGGGCCGGATCATCCGCTCCAACCTGGCCAAGTCCCGCCTGGCCGGGCGCTATGGCCCGCTGGTGGCGGAGGTGCTGGCGATCATGCCTCAAAAAACGGGCAGAAAGTAG
- a CDS encoding type III pantothenate kinase, whose protein sequence is MLLVLDIGNTNTVVGVYEDAKLLADWRLATDRLKTVDEYGILVKSLFSEAGLDHRRVESAIISSVVPPVTGLFAGMIEKYFGVRPREVGPGVKTGLVIKYENPREVGADRVVNAVAGIQLYGPPLVIIDFGTATTFCAIGAQGDYLGGSIAPGLGIISEALFIRTAKLPRVEIVRPRTVIGKNTVNSIQSGLFFGYIGMVESLITRIKAEMNCNPLVVATGGLAELIAGDTKMIDRINPYLTLEGLRLIYGMNQNA, encoded by the coding sequence ATGTTACTGGTTTTGGATATCGGCAATACCAACACGGTGGTGGGCGTCTACGAGGACGCCAAATTGCTGGCCGATTGGCGGCTGGCCACCGATCGCCTGAAGACAGTCGATGAGTACGGGATCCTCGTCAAAAGTCTTTTTAGCGAAGCCGGGCTCGACCACCGCCGGGTGGAATCGGCCATCATCTCCAGCGTGGTGCCGCCGGTGACCGGGCTGTTCGCCGGGATGATCGAAAAGTATTTCGGAGTTCGTCCCAGGGAAGTGGGACCGGGGGTCAAAACCGGCCTGGTCATCAAGTATGAGAATCCCCGCGAGGTCGGGGCGGACCGGGTGGTCAACGCCGTGGCCGGCATTCAGCTGTATGGGCCGCCGCTCGTCATCATCGACTTCGGGACGGCCACCACCTTTTGCGCCATCGGCGCTCAAGGGGACTATCTGGGCGGATCGATCGCGCCCGGGCTGGGCATCATCAGCGAAGCTTTGTTCATTCGTACCGCCAAGCTGCCCCGGGTGGAGATCGTCCGTCCCAGGACCGTGATCGGCAAAAACACTGTCAACAGCATCCAATCGGGGTTGTTCTTCGGGTATATCGGCATGGTGGAGAGCCTGATCACCCGGATCAAAGCCGAAATGAACTGCAATCCCCTGGTGGTGGCCACGGGTGGTTTAGCCGAGCTCATCGCCGGCGATACTAAAATGATCGATCGCATCAACCCCTATCTTACCTTGGAGGGTCTCCGCTTGATCTACGGGATGAACCAGAACGCATGA
- a CDS encoding D-lyxose/D-mannose family sugar isomerase → MSLTKQQWEKAQQRALALFEKAAIVLTDREKEHLEVADFGLEDLDRFGLEIVTYVNTDRCCAKELVLFPGQTCPEHRHPPVAGEPGKEETFRCRYGLVYLYVAGPATPEPEIKATLPAGREQYFTARHQIILHPGDQYTLAPDTWHWFQAGPEGAVVSEFSTKSRDEADLWSDPQIQRIPEIR, encoded by the coding sequence ATGTCATTAACCAAGCAGCAGTGGGAAAAAGCTCAGCAAAGAGCCTTGGCCTTGTTTGAAAAAGCCGCCATCGTCCTGACGGACCGGGAGAAGGAGCATCTGGAAGTGGCCGATTTCGGCCTGGAGGATCTGGACCGCTTCGGCCTGGAGATCGTCACCTATGTCAATACCGATCGGTGCTGCGCCAAGGAACTGGTGCTGTTCCCTGGGCAGACCTGTCCGGAGCACCGCCATCCGCCGGTGGCGGGCGAGCCCGGCAAGGAAGAGACCTTCCGCTGCCGTTACGGCCTGGTCTACCTGTATGTGGCCGGCCCGGCCACGCCGGAGCCGGAGATCAAGGCGACGCTGCCGGCGGGGCGGGAGCAATATTTTACCGCCAGACACCAGATCATCCTGCATCCCGGGGACCAGTACACGCTGGCCCCAGACACCTGGCACTGGTTCCAGGCCGGGCCCGAGGGCGCGGTGGTATCGGAATTTTCCACCAAGAGCCGGGATGAAGCGGATCTCTGGTCCGACCCGCAGATTCAGCGGATTCCGGAGATTCGGTAG
- the hflX gene encoding GTPase HflX has translation MIDTVDNRPEKAILIGLSSPRADERILEYEWNEFAELVKTAGAEEAGRMLQARETPDPALFLGSGKAEALAELVRSAEADLVISIQELSPVQVRNLEDQVRVRVIDRTDLILDIFAQRARSREGQLQVELAQLNYSLPRLGGTGLALSRQGGGIGTRGPGETKLEANRRAVRRRIADLRSELAEVQQNRTVQRHLREKKGIPTIAMVGYTNAGKSTLFNRLTDAGTSARDRLFDTLDPLSRQLALDRHRTAILLDTVGFISNLPHQLVAAFKATLEETLRANLILHVMDAGAPDLERRHAAVRAVLAELGAESKETLAVLNKIDLLDSEPLIQRLSHQWSAVPVSAASGAGIPELLTALRRRLSAGMGEYRLLVPFSEAGMLDRLHRQFRILEEEYTAEGVRLAVESEAEPIRAYQRFLTGEERTEC, from the coding sequence ATGATTGACACGGTGGATAACCGGCCGGAGAAGGCCATTTTGATAGGATTATCGTCTCCGCGGGCCGATGAGCGGATCCTGGAGTACGAATGGAACGAATTCGCTGAGTTGGTGAAGACGGCCGGAGCGGAGGAAGCCGGCCGGATGCTGCAGGCCCGGGAGACGCCGGATCCGGCGCTGTTTCTGGGGAGCGGCAAAGCGGAAGCCCTGGCGGAACTGGTCCGGTCGGCCGAAGCCGACCTGGTGATCAGCATCCAGGAACTGTCGCCGGTGCAGGTCCGAAACCTTGAGGACCAGGTCCGGGTGCGGGTGATCGACCGGACCGATCTGATCCTGGACATCTTCGCGCAACGCGCCCGGAGCCGCGAGGGCCAGCTCCAAGTGGAATTGGCCCAGTTAAATTATAGCCTGCCCCGCTTGGGAGGGACCGGTCTGGCCCTCTCCCGGCAAGGCGGCGGGATCGGCACCCGCGGTCCCGGCGAGACCAAGCTGGAAGCGAACCGCCGCGCCGTGCGGCGCAGAATCGCCGATCTCCGTTCCGAACTGGCCGAAGTGCAGCAAAACCGGACCGTCCAGCGGCATTTGCGGGAGAAAAAAGGGATTCCCACCATTGCCATGGTCGGCTACACCAATGCCGGGAAGTCGACCCTCTTCAACCGTTTGACCGACGCCGGAACTTCGGCCCGGGACCGGCTCTTTGACACGCTCGATCCACTCTCGCGCCAGCTGGCGTTGGATCGCCACCGGACCGCCATCCTCTTGGATACGGTCGGCTTCATCAGCAATCTCCCGCATCAACTGGTAGCAGCCTTCAAAGCCACTCTGGAGGAGACGCTGCGGGCCAATCTGATCCTGCATGTGATGGATGCCGGCGCGCCGGATCTGGAGCGCCGCCATGCCGCGGTCCGGGCGGTCCTGGCCGAGCTCGGCGCGGAGTCCAAGGAGACCTTGGCCGTGCTCAACAAGATCGACCTGCTCGATTCGGAACCGCTGATCCAACGGCTCTCCCATCAGTGGTCGGCGGTTCCGGTATCGGCGGCGAGCGGCGCCGGAATCCCCGAGTTATTGACGGCGCTGCGCCGGAGACTCTCGGCCGGGATGGGGGAATACCGTTTGCTGGTTCCGTTCAGCGAAGCCGGCATGCTGGACCGTTTGCACCGGCAGTTCCGGATATTGGAAGAGGAGTATACCGCCGAGGGGGTGCGCCTGGCGGTGGAGTCGGAAGCCGAGCCGATCCGGGCCTACCAGCGGTTTTTGACCGGGGAGGAGCGGACCGAATGCTGA
- a CDS encoding zinc ribbon domain-containing protein has translation MKICIACGMPMEQPEDFAGADPAKDYCRYCARPDGSMQSYEEKLAGMTEFIVRTQGLDEQAAHSAARGMMAKLPAWQGRD, from the coding sequence GTGAAAATTTGTATCGCTTGCGGGATGCCCATGGAGCAGCCGGAGGATTTCGCCGGCGCCGATCCGGCCAAGGATTATTGCCGCTACTGCGCCCGGCCGGACGGCTCGATGCAGTCGTATGAGGAGAAGCTGGCCGGGATGACCGAGTTTATCGTCCGGACCCAGGGCCTGGATGAACAGGCCGCTCATAGCGCCGCCCGGGGCATGATGGCCAAACTCCCGGCCTGGCAAGGCCGGGATTAA
- a CDS encoding TetR/AcrR family transcriptional regulator yields the protein MSETQREEQKRRTRTLLIETAFQLLARDGLLAARTGDIAKAAGVSHGTVFAHFPTREALLNAVIEEFGLRSVRRLHQLAGGGGSVRAVLTAHLQGMKEYEAFYTRLVAEARQLPESARNTLLMIHSAASHHLSRAAEAEMAAGTLRPMPLHLLFNTWLGLVHYYLVNGPLFAPGGSVLERHGPELLEHYLKLIRPDAAEEGR from the coding sequence TTGTCGGAAACCCAACGCGAGGAACAGAAGCGGCGCACGCGGACGCTGCTGATCGAGACGGCCTTCCAATTGCTGGCCCGGGACGGATTGCTGGCGGCGCGCACCGGCGATATCGCCAAAGCCGCCGGCGTCTCCCACGGCACGGTGTTCGCTCATTTTCCCACCCGGGAGGCGCTGTTGAACGCGGTGATCGAGGAGTTCGGCCTGCGCAGTGTCAGGCGCCTGCACCAATTGGCCGGCGGCGGCGGGAGCGTCCGGGCGGTTTTAACCGCCCATCTGCAAGGCATGAAGGAATACGAAGCGTTTTATACCCGGCTGGTGGCGGAGGCCAGGCAGTTGCCGGAGAGCGCCCGGAATACATTGCTGATGATTCACTCGGCGGCCTCGCACCATCTGAGCCGCGCCGCCGAGGCGGAAATGGCCGCCGGGACGCTGCGGCCCATGCCGCTGCACTTGCTCTTCAACACCTGGCTGGGGCTGGTTCACTATTATCTGGTCAACGGCCCTCTTTTCGCCCCCGGCGGGTCGGTGCTGGAGCGGCACGGGCCGGAGCTGCTCGAACATTACTTGAAACTGATCCGCCCGGACGCGGCGGAGGAAGGCCGGTAA
- a CDS encoding helix-turn-helix transcriptional regulator, which produces MECIALEKGKYYPSLELAFKLARRFQISVEELFEYQE; this is translated from the coding sequence ATGGAATGTATAGCGCTGGAGAAGGGGAAATATTACCCCTCGCTTGAATTGGCCTTTAAGCTCGCCCGCCGTTTTCAAATCTCCGTGGAGGAGCTCTTCGAATACCAGGAGTAA
- a CDS encoding cysteine hydrolase family protein encodes MKPALLVIDVQKQFFGRSPVTDESLNRAIVFINEAIAFFRRKGLPVVCVQHIDEEDGLLPGTPGFDLPEHLAILPDDPHIHKTYGNSFNKTPLEQVLRDRGVDTPVICGYMAENCVLSTYRGALDRDLRPILLRNALASRNPGNIPFVESINDLVSLGGLMKLLS; translated from the coding sequence ATGAAGCCCGCATTGTTAGTCATTGACGTTCAAAAACAGTTCTTTGGCCGCAGTCCGGTCACGGATGAATCGCTGAACCGGGCCATCGTCTTCATCAACGAAGCCATCGCTTTTTTCCGCCGCAAGGGCTTGCCGGTCGTCTGCGTCCAGCATATCGACGAGGAAGACGGCTTGCTGCCGGGGACTCCCGGCTTCGATCTCCCCGAGCATCTGGCCATCCTGCCGGATGATCCGCACATCCACAAAACCTATGGCAATTCGTTCAATAAAACGCCGCTGGAGCAAGTGCTGCGCGATCGCGGCGTCGATACCCCGGTCATCTGCGGTTATATGGCGGAAAATTGCGTCCTCTCCACCTACCGTGGCGCGCTGGACCGGGATCTCCGCCCCATTCTGCTGCGCAACGCTCTGGCCAGCCGCAATCCGGGGAATATCCCCTTTGTCGAGAGCATCAACGACCTCGTCTCGCTCGGCGGCTTGATGAAACTGCTGTCCTAG
- the lysS gene encoding lysine--tRNA ligase, whose amino-acid sequence MDSEVQKTSEQMELRRAKLDMLRDRGIDPYGERFERTHLLQEITDRFAELEGQTVTIAGRLIAKRDQGKAFFANLSDQSGTIQLYGKIDGLGETPFQDFLDLDLGDIIGATGTVFKTHRGQISVQLASFKIMAKALRPLPDKWHGLKDTDLRYRQRYVDLISNPEVREAFLKRTKTISTIRRLLDGKNFVEVETPVLSVLAGGGHARPFETHHNTLDLDLTLRIALELYHKRLIVGGFDRVYEIGHCFRNEGISTRHNPEFTMMELYQSYADYEVMMELAEQIIAEAAMAVCGTTRIEYQGTPIDLTPPFARLSITEAIKNYAGIDWLAIDSDEAAVAAARGLGLKIDPKATKGMVLDEICSEYVEPKLMQPTFLVDYPIEISPLAKRKADNPELTYRFELFVYGREMANAFSELNDPVDQRERFVAQAKEKAKGNEEAMVWDEDFLNALEYGMPPTGGMGMGIDRLVMLLTDSPSIRDVILFPLMRPVKE is encoded by the coding sequence ATGGACTCGGAAGTACAAAAGACAAGCGAACAGATGGAACTGCGCCGCGCCAAACTGGACATGTTGCGCGACAGAGGCATTGACCCTTACGGGGAACGGTTCGAACGGACCCATCTCCTGCAGGAGATCACCGACCGCTTCGCGGAGCTGGAGGGGCAGACGGTGACCATCGCCGGGCGGCTCATCGCCAAACGGGATCAAGGCAAGGCTTTCTTCGCCAATCTGTCCGACCAGAGCGGCACCATTCAGTTATACGGCAAAATCGACGGACTGGGGGAGACGCCGTTTCAGGATTTCCTCGACCTGGATCTCGGGGACATCATCGGCGCCACCGGGACCGTCTTTAAGACCCATCGCGGCCAGATCAGCGTGCAGTTGGCCAGCTTCAAGATAATGGCCAAGGCCTTGCGGCCCCTGCCCGACAAATGGCACGGCCTGAAAGATACGGACCTGCGCTACCGGCAGCGGTACGTGGATCTGATCTCCAATCCCGAGGTACGGGAGGCGTTTCTGAAACGGACCAAAACCATCAGCACCATCCGCCGGCTGCTGGACGGCAAGAATTTTGTGGAGGTCGAGACTCCGGTCCTGAGCGTATTGGCGGGCGGCGGCCATGCCCGGCCCTTTGAAACCCACCACAATACCCTGGATCTGGACCTGACCCTGCGCATTGCCTTGGAATTGTATCATAAGCGGCTGATCGTCGGCGGTTTCGACCGGGTCTATGAGATCGGCCATTGTTTCCGGAACGAGGGGATCTCCACCCGGCACAATCCGGAATTCACCATGATGGAGCTGTATCAATCCTACGCCGATTATGAGGTGATGATGGAGCTGGCGGAGCAGATCATCGCCGAGGCGGCCATGGCGGTCTGCGGCACCACCCGCATCGAATACCAGGGCACGCCCATCGACTTGACCCCGCCTTTCGCCCGGCTCTCGATCACCGAGGCCATTAAGAATTACGCCGGCATCGACTGGCTGGCCATTGACAGCGATGAAGCGGCGGTCGCCGCCGCCCGGGGATTGGGGCTGAAGATCGACCCCAAAGCCACCAAAGGGATGGTGCTGGACGAGATCTGCTCCGAATACGTCGAGCCCAAACTGATGCAACCCACCTTCCTGGTGGACTACCCGATCGAGATCTCGCCGCTGGCCAAGCGAAAAGCGGACAATCCCGAACTGACCTACCGCTTTGAGCTCTTCGTCTATGGCCGGGAGATGGCCAATGCCTTCTCGGAACTGAACGACCCCGTCGATCAGCGCGAGCGTTTCGTGGCGCAGGCCAAGGAGAAGGCCAAAGGCAACGAAGAGGCCATGGTCTGGGACGAGGATTTCCTCAACGCCCTGGAATACGGGATGCCGCCCACCGGCGGCATGGGCATGGGCATCGACCGGCTGGTGATGCTGTTGACCGATTCGCCGTCGATCCGGGATGTCATTCTCTTCCCGCTGATGCGGCCGGTAAAAGAATAA
- a CDS encoding quinate 5-dehydrogenase, with protein MKRIVSISLGSSSRDHRAEVEFCGEKLVVERIGTDGDLEKAIGLIKSLDGQVAAFGMGGIDLYLVAGEKRYVIRDAARIAKAARQTPIMDGSGLKNTLERRVVQYLAERLGVSLPEKRVLMVSAVDRFGMAEAFDAAGCRMVFGDLLFALGIPIPLRTLKGLRRIANAALPVITRLPFTMLYPTGSKQEENSPKYRAFFEEADIIAGDFLYIKKYMPPSLQGKIIVTNTVTAADLAELKRRGAAMLVTSTPEFGGRSFGTNVIEALLVSCSGKRPAELTEADYLELLDRLHFEPRVVRFG; from the coding sequence TTGAAACGGATTGTCAGTATTAGCCTGGGCAGTTCCAGCCGCGATCACCGCGCCGAAGTCGAATTTTGCGGCGAAAAGCTGGTCGTGGAGCGGATCGGCACCGACGGAGATCTGGAGAAGGCGATTGGCTTGATCAAAAGCTTGGACGGTCAAGTGGCGGCCTTTGGCATGGGCGGGATCGACCTGTACCTGGTGGCCGGCGAGAAACGGTACGTCATCCGGGATGCAGCCCGCATCGCCAAAGCGGCCCGGCAGACGCCGATCATGGACGGCAGCGGACTGAAAAACACGCTTGAGCGCCGGGTCGTGCAGTATCTGGCCGAGCGCCTGGGAGTATCCCTGCCCGAGAAGCGAGTGCTGATGGTTTCGGCGGTGGACCGCTTCGGGATGGCCGAGGCTTTTGACGCGGCCGGGTGCCGGATGGTCTTCGGGGATCTCCTCTTTGCGCTGGGGATCCCGATTCCGCTGCGCACGTTGAAAGGCTTGCGGCGGATCGCCAATGCCGCCTTGCCAGTCATCACCCGGCTGCCCTTCACCATGCTCTATCCGACCGGGTCCAAACAGGAGGAGAATTCCCCCAAATATCGCGCGTTTTTTGAGGAAGCCGACATTATCGCCGGGGACTTCCTGTATATCAAGAAATATATGCCCCCGAGTTTGCAGGGGAAAATCATCGTCACCAACACCGTGACCGCCGCCGATCTCGCCGAGTTGAAACGCCGCGGCGCTGCCATGCTGGTGACCTCGACCCCCGAGTTCGGCGGGCGTTCGTTCGGCACCAATGTCATCGAGGCCCTGCTGGTCTCCTGTTCCGGAAAGCGTCCGGCCGAATTGACCGAGGCCGATTATCTGGAGCTGTTGGACCGGTTGCATTTCGAACCGCGGGTGGTCCGTTTCGGATGA
- the dusB gene encoding tRNA dihydrouridine synthase DusB, giving the protein MLIIGTLRLENPVVLAPMAGVGDPPFRRIVKQYRPGLLCAEMVSAAALHFKSEKTYAMIRVSPQEKPLSMQIFGSDPVLMAEAAQRVAAEGADIIDINMGCPVPKVVSNGEGSALMNNLPLAAEIIRAVAASVAVPVTVKFRLGWDDDHIVAPELARLAETNGAAAVTLHARTRNQFYQGRAAWEWIARVKRSVAIPVIGNGDVDSPQAARRMIEETGCDGVMIGQAALGRPWLLGQAAAFLTTGELPPDPSLAEQFRVVLKHLRLQVEYSGELRGIKEMRKHFGWYFKGVPGSARLRERVNAIADLPALLQLLREYAADLGVAPAELDEGHFSSVAGCFE; this is encoded by the coding sequence ATGCTGATCATCGGCACGCTGCGCCTGGAGAATCCGGTGGTGTTGGCGCCCATGGCCGGAGTCGGCGATCCGCCTTTCCGGCGGATCGTAAAGCAGTACCGTCCCGGCCTGCTCTGCGCGGAGATGGTCAGCGCCGCCGCTTTGCATTTTAAGAGCGAGAAGACCTACGCCATGATCCGGGTATCGCCGCAGGAAAAACCGCTCAGCATGCAGATCTTCGGATCCGATCCCGTTTTGATGGCGGAGGCGGCGCAGCGGGTCGCGGCGGAAGGCGCCGACATTATCGACATTAATATGGGCTGTCCCGTGCCCAAAGTGGTATCCAACGGCGAGGGTTCGGCCCTGATGAATAACTTGCCGCTGGCGGCAGAGATCATCCGGGCCGTAGCGGCCAGCGTGGCGGTTCCGGTCACCGTCAAATTCCGGTTGGGTTGGGACGACGACCATATCGTCGCCCCGGAATTGGCCAGGCTGGCCGAGACGAACGGCGCCGCCGCCGTGACGCTTCATGCCCGGACCCGCAACCAGTTTTATCAAGGCCGGGCCGCTTGGGAATGGATCGCCCGGGTCAAGCGGAGTGTGGCGATTCCGGTGATCGGCAACGGCGATGTCGATTCGCCGCAGGCCGCGCGGAGAATGATCGAGGAGACCGGTTGCGACGGGGTGATGATCGGCCAGGCCGCGTTGGGCCGTCCCTGGCTCCTGGGGCAGGCGGCGGCTTTTTTGACGACCGGTGAGTTGCCGCCGGACCCGTCGCTGGCGGAGCAGTTCCGGGTGGTGCTGAAGCATCTCCGGCTCCAGGTTGAATACTCGGGCGAGCTGCGCGGCATCAAAGAGATGCGCAAGCATTTCGGATGGTACTTCAAGGGAGTGCCCGGTTCGGCCAGGCTACGGGAACGGGTTAACGCCATCGCCGATCTCCCGGCCTTGCTCCAATTGTTGCGGGAATACGCCGCCGATCTGGGCGTGGCCCCGGCCGAGCTTGACGAAGGACATTTTTCGAGCGTTGCCGGATGCTTTGAATGA